A stretch of Camelina sativa cultivar DH55 chromosome 18, Cs, whole genome shotgun sequence DNA encodes these proteins:
- the LOC104762978 gene encoding protein PIN-LIKES 7 has translation MGFLELLEVASMPIVQVLLISVLGAFLATDYCSLLSADTRRSVNKLVFVVFTPCIMFANLAQTVTLQDIISWWFMPINVGITFLVGGILGWLMVKLLNPKPQLHGLIIATCASGNMGNLMLILVPAICDEEGSPFGNRSVCRSIGLSYASFSMALGGFYIWTYSYQLVRSSATQFKALAAAGMVKSPNKDIDSDPNTLLLKPHQNQDLEIQGKQKVSTRTYIKDLLHQILEELFAPPTIGAILGFVFGATNWLRNLIIGENAPLRVIQDSVKLLGDGTIPCITLILGGNLIQGLRSSAVKTSVIVGVICVRYLILPVVGVGVVQLAGNLGYLPPDPLFRYVLMLQFTLPPAMNISTMTQLFDVAQDECSVIFLWTYLVASLALTVWSTIFLSILS, from the exons ATGGGTTTCTTAGAGCTGTTGGAGGTGGCTTCAATGCCAATCGTTCAAGTTCTTCTTATTAGCGTCCTTGGCGCTTTCTTGGCAACCGATTACTGCTCTCTTCTCTCTGCTGACACCCGAAGATCCGTGAACAAG CTCGTGTTCGTGGTATTCACCCCCTGCATCATGTTTGCCAACCTTGCTCAGACTGTCACATTGCAGGACATTATTTCATG GTGGTTTATGCCCATAAATGTTGGAATCACCTTTCTAGTAGGAGGCATTCTTGGATGGTTGATGGTCAAGCTGCTGAATCCCAAACCTCAACTCCATGGCCTCATAATTGCTACATGTGCCTCAG GCAATATGGGAAACCTTATGCTAATTCTGGTCCCTGCCATCTGTGACGAGGAAGGCAGTCCTTTTGGGAATCGGAGTGTCTGCAGATCCATTGGACTCTCCTACGCATCTTTCTCTATGGCC CTCGGGGGTTTCTACATATGGACGTACAGTTACCAACTAGTGAGAAGTTCTGCTACGCAGTTTAAAGCTCTTGCAGCCGCCGGGATGGTTAAGTCTCCCAACAAGGACATCGACTCTGATCCCAATACTCTTCTCCTCAAGCCGCACCAAAACCAAGACCTTGAAATCCAAGGCAAACAAAAGGTGTCTACGAGGACATACATCAAGGACTTGCTCCATCAGATTCTTGAGGAACTCTTCGCACCACCCACAATTGGTGcc ATTCTTGGCTTCGTCTTTGGAGCAACCAATTGGCTAAGGAATCTTATAATCGGGGAGAATGCCCCGCTGCGAGTCATCCAAGACTCAGTAAAGCTACTTGG GGACGGGACAATtccttgcatcacactcatacTGGGGGGAAACCTGATTCAGGGACTGCGTTCCTCAGCCGTGAAGACATCAGTGATTGTGGGAGTGATCTGTGTGCGCTATCTCATCCTTCCCGTGGTGGGAGTCGGGGTGGTCCAATTAGCAGGAAATCTAGGCTATCTTCCTCCGGACCCTCTCTTCCGATACGTTCTCATGCTTCAGTTCACACTGCCGCCCGCCATGAATATCA GCACAATGACACAGCTGTTCGACGTGGCTCAGGATGAGTGCTCGGTCATCTTCTTGTGGACCTACCTGGTTGCATCCTTAGCACTGA